Proteins co-encoded in one Coriobacteriia bacterium genomic window:
- a CDS encoding NifU family protein, translated as MDKVRVQEVLDLIRPALQADGGDVELVDVTDDGVVKVQLVGACRGCPMSQLTLANGVERVLKENLPEVVRVEPV; from the coding sequence ATGGACAAGGTACGCGTACAAGAAGTTCTCGATCTCATCCGCCCGGCCCTCCAGGCGGACGGTGGCGATGTCGAGTTGGTCGACGTCACCGACGACGGCGTCGTCAAGGTTCAGCTCGTTGGCGCGTGCCGCGGTTGCCCGATGTCGCAGTTGACTCTTGCCAACGGTGTCGAGCGCGTCCTCAAGGAGAACCTCCCCGAGGTAGTCCGAGTCGAGCCCGTCTAG